A genome region from Blautia coccoides includes the following:
- a CDS encoding potassium channel family protein: MKKKTFAVIGLGKFGYAVAETLAKAGYEVLAVDGDNERVQAIAPYASYPLCADVTEPGVMESLDFSNVDVAVIGISDHMEASIIATLYAKEAGVSYVLVKANGVLHGHILKKIGADEVIFPEYNTGVRVAKNFISGRFKDFFELSDEVSMVEMHVPDVWVGKSLIELDLRGRYGINVIAVKEGENVTIEMNPKEPLRTGQTLGIVGKNEILSRLSETNYRD, from the coding sequence ATGAAGAAAAAAACATTTGCAGTCATTGGTCTGGGAAAGTTCGGCTATGCTGTGGCGGAGACGCTGGCAAAGGCCGGATATGAGGTTCTGGCGGTGGACGGGGATAATGAAAGGGTGCAGGCCATCGCCCCCTATGCATCCTATCCTCTGTGCGCGGATGTGACAGAGCCGGGGGTGATGGAGTCCCTGGATTTTTCCAATGTGGATGTGGCCGTCATCGGTATTTCCGACCATATGGAGGCCAGCATTATAGCCACTCTTTACGCAAAGGAAGCAGGGGTATCCTATGTGCTGGTAAAGGCAAACGGCGTACTTCACGGGCATATTTTGAAGAAGATCGGTGCGGATGAGGTGATTTTTCCCGAATATAATACCGGTGTGCGTGTTGCCAAGAATTTCATTTCAGGCAGATTTAAGGATTTCTTTGAGCTTTCAGACGAAGTCAGCATGGTGGAAATGCATGTGCCTGACGTGTGGGTAGGGAAAAGCCTGATCGAGCTGGACCTGCGGGGACGCTACGGCATCAATGTGATTGCCGTGAAAGAAGGGGAGAACGTCACCATTGAGATGAATCCAAAGGAACCGCTGAGAACAGGACAGACCTTGGGAATTGTGGGGAAAAACGAAATCCTCTCCAGGCTCAGCGAGACCAACTATCGGGATTGA
- a CDS encoding TrmH family RNA methyltransferase has translation MITSMSNSQIKHIQQLMKKAKARRESGLFVVEGIKMFREAPKERIHRVYASVSFLESKDNRTILEEKGFGPGSPEMEEVEDKIFRSLSDTVTPQGILCLVRQLNTPLSSMLETEDGQEPLLMILEDLQDPGNLGTILRTGEGAGVSGVILNKNCVDLYNPKVIRSTMGSVYRVPVLTVDSILDILPELKRQGVRTYAAHLQGAHFYDQENLGGKAAFFIGNEGNGLSDDLSGRADCLIKIPMMGQVESLNAAMAAGILMYEASRQRRQLLRS, from the coding sequence ATGATCACAAGCATGTCAAATTCACAGATAAAGCACATACAGCAGCTCATGAAAAAAGCCAAGGCCCGCCGGGAAAGCGGGCTTTTTGTGGTGGAAGGGATCAAGATGTTCAGGGAGGCACCAAAAGAGAGGATACATAGGGTATATGCCTCTGTCTCGTTTTTGGAGTCAAAGGACAACCGTACCATTCTGGAGGAAAAAGGATTCGGGCCGGGAAGTCCGGAGATGGAGGAAGTGGAGGATAAGATATTCCGCTCCCTTTCCGATACGGTGACTCCCCAGGGAATCCTCTGCCTTGTCAGACAGTTAAATACTCCGCTCTCTTCCATGCTGGAGACAGAGGATGGGCAGGAGCCTCTGCTCATGATACTGGAGGATCTACAGGACCCGGGCAATCTGGGAACCATCCTGCGTACTGGTGAGGGTGCAGGGGTATCCGGCGTGATCCTGAATAAAAACTGCGTAGACTTGTACAATCCCAAAGTGATCCGTTCTACAATGGGCTCTGTGTACCGGGTACCTGTGCTTACAGTGGACAGCATTTTAGATATCCTTCCGGAACTGAAGAGACAGGGCGTGCGGACATATGCGGCGCATCTGCAGGGGGCGCATTTTTACGACCAGGAGAATTTGGGAGGAAAGGCTGCTTTCTTTATAGGAAATGAGGGAAACGGCCTGTCTGATGATCTGTCCGGCCGGGCAGACTGCCTCATAAAAATACCCATGATGGGACAGGTGGAATCCCTGAATGCAGCCATGGCTGCGGGGATACTCATGTATGAGGCGTCAAGACAGAGAAGACAGCTCCTGAGGAGCTGA
- a CDS encoding site-specific integrase encodes MKEKRRDSKGRILHTGESQRTDGKYLYKYVDAFGNTKYVYAWRLTPTDPTPKGKREKPSLRELEQQIRRDIEDGIDSTGKKMTLCQLYAKQNAQRANVKKSTQKQREQLMRLLKEDKLGARSIDTIKLSDAKEWALRMKDKGFSYNTINNYKRSLKASFYIAIQDDCVRKNPFDFKLSEVLENDTKEKVALTEEQEQVLLSFIKTDNVYHKYYDDVLILLKTGLRISELCGLTIMDVDFIHEVVVIDHQLLKSKEQGYYIETPKTKSGTRQVPLSKETIQAFQRVMKKRPKAEPFVIDGRGNFLFVNQKGKPKVAIDYNALFVRMVKKYNKHHKDNPLPHITPHTLRHTFCTRLASKNMNPKDLQYIMGHSNISITMNWYAHASIDTAKSEVQRLIA; translated from the coding sequence ATGAAAGAAAAAAGACGGGATAGCAAAGGACGTATCCTGCATACTGGAGAGAGCCAACGAACAGACGGGAAATACTTATATAAATATGTGGACGCATTTGGAAACACAAAATATGTGTATGCCTGGAGATTGACACCCACAGACCCGACACCAAAGGGAAAACGGGAAAAACCCTCACTTCGAGAACTGGAACAGCAGATAAGACGGGATATTGAGGACGGTATCGACAGCACAGGCAAGAAAATGACGCTTTGCCAACTTTACGCCAAACAGAACGCACAGAGGGCAAACGTGAAGAAAAGCACACAGAAACAACGGGAACAACTCATGCGGTTATTAAAAGAGGACAAGTTAGGTGCTAGGAGCATTGACACAATCAAGCTCTCTGACGCTAAGGAATGGGCGTTACGCATGAAAGACAAAGGCTTTTCCTACAATACCATTAACAATTATAAACGCTCATTAAAAGCGTCATTCTATATCGCTATACAAGACGATTGTGTAAGGAAAAATCCCTTTGATTTCAAGTTGAGTGAAGTCCTAGAAAATGATACCAAAGAGAAAGTCGCATTGACAGAAGAACAGGAACAAGTCCTACTGTCATTCATCAAGACGGACAATGTGTATCACAAGTATTATGATGATGTGCTGATACTGTTAAAGACTGGACTTCGTATCTCGGAACTGTGCGGACTGACAATCATGGACGTTGATTTTATCCATGAGGTTGTAGTTATCGACCACCAGTTACTAAAGAGCAAGGAACAAGGCTATTATATTGAAACGCCTAAGACAAAAAGCGGAACAAGGCAAGTGCCATTAAGCAAAGAAACGATACAAGCATTTCAACGAGTGATGAAGAAACGCCCAAAGGCAGAACCATTTGTGATAGACGGACGGGGCAACTTCCTATTTGTCAATCAGAAAGGCAAGCCGAAAGTTGCCATTGATTACAACGCCTTATTTGTCCGTATGGTAAAGAAATACAACAAGCACCATAAGGATAACCCCTTGCCACATATCACACCACATACGCTACGCCATACGTTCTGCACAAGACTGGCAAGCAAGAACATGAACCCGAAAGATTTACAGTATATCATGGGACATTCAAATATCAGTATCACAATGAACTGGTACGCTCATGCGTCCATAGATACCGCAAAATCAGAGGTTCAGCGTCTAATCGCATAA
- a CDS encoding excisionase yields the protein MNNNDIPVWEKYTLTIEEASKYFRIGENKLRRLAEENKDAGWLIMNGNRIQIKRRQFEKVIDKLDAI from the coding sequence ATGAATAACAACGATATTCCCGTATGGGAAAAATACACCCTTACCATTGAAGAAGCGTCAAAATATTTCCGTATCGGAGAAAACAAGCTAAGACGCTTGGCAGAGGAAAACAAGGACGCTGGCTGGCTCATTATGAATGGCAACCGCATACAGATTAAACGCCGACAGTTTGAAAAGGTCATTGATAAATTGGACGCAATCTAA
- a CDS encoding replication initiation factor domain-containing protein, translating to MHILGLPTDIFNVYPASVKFKTYQARWQIGDIYVSGDARKTEDNPQGLGCYLVMTGRGCDDIFRILDSRNYTFGDMFKHCERRYGLDNFHFTRLDIAIDDKNEKPFFTIEQIKKKCEKEEFISNSEGYHFDESKFDDFDTAKTVYIGAGKSGLSYRFYDKDKEVCSKHNKTLNEVGSWKRTEMQLRDDKAHVFAMTFKDRPLELGKLAFGLLANNLRFVVPNRNESNKSRWKTCRFWERFLGAVEVLKLQVPKQQNSLEETQQWLTEGGVISAVKSFYFLEEHDALGGLERVGTMLDKARYSTSLSSKLTAHLQRINRTDLIPYIQYDTKHGKGGI from the coding sequence ATGCACATTTTAGGTTTACCGACTGACATTTTCAATGTCTATCCGGCAAGCGTTAAATTCAAGACTTATCAAGCACGCTGGCAGATTGGAGATATTTATGTATCAGGGGACGCAAGAAAGACAGAGGACAACCCACAAGGGCTAGGCTGTTATCTTGTTATGACTGGCAGAGGGTGTGATGATATTTTCCGTATTCTCGACAGTAGGAATTATACCTTTGGGGATATGTTCAAACATTGTGAGCGAAGATACGGACTGGATAATTTCCATTTCACAAGGCTTGATATTGCCATTGATGATAAGAACGAAAAGCCATTCTTTACCATAGAGCAGATAAAGAAGAAATGCGAAAAAGAGGAATTTATCTCGAATAGTGAGGGCTACCACTTTGATGAAAGCAAGTTTGATGATTTCGACACCGCAAAGACTGTTTATATCGGTGCTGGTAAATCGGGATTGTCTTACCGCTTTTATGACAAGGATAAGGAAGTATGTTCAAAACATAATAAGACACTTAATGAAGTCGGCAGTTGGAAACGGACAGAAATGCAACTGCGTGATGATAAGGCTCATGTCTTTGCCATGACATTCAAAGACAGACCGCTGGAACTTGGGAAACTGGCTTTCGGGTTATTGGCAAACAACCTACGCTTTGTTGTGCCAAACAGAAACGAAAGTAATAAAAGCAGATGGAAAACGTGTCGGTTTTGGGAACGCTTTTTAGGGGCTGTGGAAGTCTTGAAACTGCAAGTACCAAAACAGCAAAATTCCCTTGAGGAAACACAGCAATGGCTCACAGAGGGTGGCGTGATTTCTGCTGTCAAAAGTTTTTATTTCTTGGAAGAACATGACGCATTAGGTGGACTGGAACGGGTGGGAACTATGCTTGATAAGGCAAGATACAGCACTTCCCTTTCCAGTAAACTGACCGCCCATTTACAGAGGATAAACCGCACCGACCTTATCCCCTATATCCAGTATGACACGAAACATGGGAAAGGGGGTATCTGA
- a CDS encoding helix-turn-helix domain-containing protein, translating to MEHYEKKVSFLGENIQTIRKHRGMKQQELADKIGINMQSLSKIERGVNYPTFDTLEKIMDVLGVTPNELLSGEWKYVNQAEKEVCQFLRIEERLNAELKHGHYDNFFDSEEEWLEYELEKLREYITDYINGKSIVASDLYPIKEFIQHLKFQKLLDRYDDLYSMDMFGESIEGHKYRTPYQVVKMINPNAKEDMELLREVLKNNHFDDEDE from the coding sequence ATGGAGCATTATGAAAAGAAAGTTAGTTTCTTAGGAGAGAACATACAAACCATAAGAAAACACAGAGGAATGAAACAACAAGAACTTGCGGATAAAATCGGTATCAATATGCAGAGCCTTTCCAAGATTGAACGTGGCGTGAATTATCCTACCTTTGATACGTTAGAGAAGATAATGGACGTGCTGGGAGTAACGCCCAATGAATTATTATCGGGAGAATGGAAGTATGTTAATCAAGCCGAAAAGGAAGTCTGCCAGTTTTTAAGAATTGAAGAACGATTAAATGCAGAACTAAAACATGGACATTATGACAACTTCTTTGACAGCGAGGAAGAATGGCTGGAATATGAGTTGGAAAAGTTACGGGAATATATTACCGACTACATCAACGGGAAAAGTATTGTAGCGTCCGACCTTTATCCAATCAAAGAATTTATCCAGCATTTGAAATTTCAAAAACTGTTAGACCGCTATGATGATTTATACAGCATGGATATGTTCGGGGAAAGCATAGAGGGACATAAATATAGGACACCTTATCAAGTCGTAAAAATGATAAACCCAAATGCAAAAGAAGATATGGAATTATTACGGGAAGTATTGAAAAATAACCATTTTGATGATGAGGACGAATAA
- a CDS encoding class I SAM-dependent methyltransferase has protein sequence MNITKQKSQKTFDKQAADYDTNIQGEHARKLYKPIIENLKNKNIHSILDLGCGTGALLKEIKELNIAEQLFGIDISPNMLEIAENKLGNDATLILGDSERLPFEDSSFDAIVCNDSFHHYPQPDIVEKEVSRCLKQNGVFIIGDCWQPIGARQIMNYYMKHSNSGDVKIYSKKEMLLLLSKDFHEIEWKSFGTRSCLIIAYNN, from the coding sequence ATGAATATTACGAAACAAAAATCACAAAAGACTTTTGATAAGCAAGCTGCCGATTATGATACAAATATTCAGGGAGAACATGCTCGAAAACTCTATAAGCCGATTATAGAAAATTTAAAAAATAAGAATATACATTCTATATTAGATTTAGGTTGTGGAACGGGTGCGTTACTTAAAGAAATAAAAGAATTAAATATAGCAGAACAACTATTTGGAATAGATATATCTCCCAATATGCTTGAAATTGCAGAAAATAAACTAGGAAATGATGCAACACTTATCTTAGGCGATTCTGAGAGATTACCTTTTGAAGATAGTTCTTTTGACGCCATTGTATGTAATGACTCATTTCATCATTATCCACAACCAGATATTGTAGAGAAAGAAGTGTCTAGGTGTTTAAAGCAAAATGGAGTATTCATTATCGGTGATTGTTGGCAACCAATCGGAGCAAGACAGATAATGAATTACTATATGAAACACAGCAATAGTGGAGATGTAAAGATTTATTCAAAAAAGGAAATGTTGTTATTATTATCAAAAGACTTCCACGAAATTGAATGGAAATCTTTTGGCACAAGATCTTGTTTAATTATAGCATACAATAATTAA
- a CDS encoding TetR/AcrR family transcriptional regulator, translating to MRISKEPEERKQEILETAIKLFSVNGFEKTSISDIAKEIGIAQGLCYRYFPSKDVLFQSAINEYSNILVANMTKNINIKKDSLKDILRKMILFAEQEDDTYYPVFHNNQNKNFHNLLTLNVCEKLFPIVSEIIERANYTNEIQVNDVEMYASFCIYGQLGIILNTDISIKEKSSRIKAFFRDLFRL from the coding sequence ATGCGTATTTCAAAAGAACCAGAGGAACGTAAACAAGAAATTTTAGAAACAGCCATTAAATTATTTAGTGTAAATGGGTTTGAAAAAACTTCAATATCAGACATAGCAAAAGAAATTGGAATAGCACAAGGATTATGTTATAGATATTTCCCATCAAAAGATGTACTTTTTCAGTCTGCTATCAATGAATATTCAAATATTTTAGTCGCCAATATGACAAAAAATATAAATATAAAAAAGGATAGTTTAAAAGATATTTTGCGGAAGATGATACTTTTTGCAGAACAAGAAGATGATACATATTATCCAGTTTTTCATAATAACCAAAATAAAAATTTCCATAATTTATTAACATTGAATGTATGTGAAAAACTTTTTCCTATTGTATCTGAAATTATTGAAAGAGCAAATTACACAAATGAAATACAAGTCAATGATGTTGAAATGTATGCCAGTTTTTGTATATATGGACAACTAGGAATTATTTTAAATACCGATATATCAATTAAAGAAAAGAGTTCACGGATAAAGGCATTTTTTAGGGACTTGTTTAGGCTTTAA
- a CDS encoding MATE family efflux transporter, giving the protein MNKNIDFVNGNTKKCLLEMTVPMIIAMFLNMAYNLVDSLWIGNLLGEQAYAALTNSTPIILILTSIGMGATNGLAILLSQVIGAKNEQKKKNIIVTSFFVSIILSVFMTIVLEIFLEPILIVLNTPTEIFDMAKNYLSIYALGYVAVYLYLYFTAILRSFGNTMFQAVAMLVSTLLNAILDPIFINIIGFHGAAIATLISQIICLAFMCIYIYRKKLFNLSLSDFDTKEIMPFVKNAVPSVIQQSIPAISTTFLTAIVSTYSISAIAGYGVAGKLEMILFYPAMALNMVLTSIVGQCIGAQRIDRAKNYLKLALKYGIVVSSVLSAVVIFFSKQLAKLFVSNVTVTNVVSHYFLIVSIGYVLYTITSCYLGTLNGIGKPTKSMILMIFYYIIIRIPFAYLLSWLAENLNGVWIAILISHIVACIITILTSNQIIKRLYGKLYDRTKKARYKSIESNCCGKF; this is encoded by the coding sequence ATGAACAAAAATATTGATTTTGTAAACGGAAACACAAAAAAATGTTTACTTGAAATGACTGTTCCTATGATAATAGCTATGTTTTTAAATATGGCATATAATCTCGTAGACAGTCTTTGGATTGGAAATTTGTTAGGTGAGCAGGCATACGCAGCGTTAACAAACTCGACACCTATTATTTTAATCTTAACTTCAATTGGTATGGGAGCGACAAACGGGTTAGCCATTCTATTGTCACAGGTAATTGGTGCGAAAAATGAGCAAAAGAAAAAGAATATTATAGTTACTTCTTTTTTTGTATCTATAATTCTTTCAGTGTTTATGACAATTGTGTTGGAGATTTTTTTAGAGCCTATTTTGATAGTTTTAAATACACCGACTGAAATTTTTGATATGGCAAAAAATTACTTATCTATATATGCTTTGGGATATGTAGCAGTTTATTTGTATTTATACTTTACAGCCATTTTAAGAAGTTTTGGCAATACTATGTTTCAAGCAGTTGCAATGCTTGTGTCTACTTTATTGAATGCTATTTTAGATCCTATTTTCATTAACATAATTGGATTTCACGGAGCGGCAATCGCAACCTTAATATCACAGATTATTTGTTTGGCGTTTATGTGCATTTATATTTATCGCAAAAAATTATTTAACCTTTCACTATCTGATTTTGATACAAAAGAGATTATGCCGTTTGTAAAAAATGCTGTGCCGTCTGTCATTCAACAAAGTATTCCTGCTATTAGTACAACATTTTTAACTGCTATTGTTAGTACTTATAGTATTTCTGCTATTGCTGGCTACGGAGTTGCTGGAAAATTAGAAATGATATTATTTTATCCTGCTATGGCTCTTAATATGGTGTTGACTTCAATCGTAGGGCAATGTATTGGAGCACAACGTATCGACAGAGCAAAGAATTATCTGAAATTGGCGTTAAAATATGGTATTGTTGTTTCAAGTGTATTATCAGCAGTTGTTATTTTCTTCTCTAAACAGTTGGCAAAATTGTTTGTTTCCAACGTAACTGTAACAAATGTTGTCAGCCATTATTTTTTAATTGTTAGTATCGGTTATGTTCTTTACACTATTACTAGTTGCTACTTAGGTACTTTAAATGGTATAGGAAAACCAACAAAAAGTATGATACTAATGATATTCTACTATATTATTATTCGTATTCCTTTTGCCTATCTATTATCTTGGCTGGCAGAAAATTTAAATGGTGTTTGGATAGCGATTTTAATCAGTCACATAGTCGCCTGCATTATAACTATTTTAACAAGTAATCAAATTATTAAGCGGTTATATGGAAAACTTTATGATAGGACTAAAAAAGCAAGATATAAAAGCATTGAAAGTAACTGCTGTGGAAAGTTTTAG
- a CDS encoding RNA polymerase sigma factor — protein sequence MNPTSFEHIVRIQFNALMMTVIKCTVKNRNRQFARRSKREVLFCELSDTKNVECVTKDNYSCDYISFEVLNFTIQISNEKLAVALYKLSNKERDVILLRYFQSMSDQEIAELYHVSRSAIYRRRSNGLKKLKTVLKERN from the coding sequence ATGAACCCAACTTCTTTCGAGCATATCGTTAGAATACAGTTTAATGCTTTGATGATGACTGTTATTAAATGCACAGTAAAAAACAGAAACAGACAGTTTGCAAGACGTTCTAAGCGTGAAGTTTTATTCTGTGAATTATCAGATACGAAAAATGTTGAATGTGTAACTAAGGATAACTATTCTTGTGATTACATTTCGTTTGAAGTCTTGAATTTTACAATTCAAATATCAAATGAGAAACTTGCTGTTGCTTTATATAAGTTATCGAATAAAGAGCGTGATGTAATTCTATTACGCTATTTTCAAAGTATGAGCGACCAAGAAATAGCCGAATTATATCATGTATCACGTTCTGCTATTTATCGCAGAAGAAGTAACGGATTGAAGAAACTAAAAACAGTATTGAAAGAAAGGAATTGA
- a CDS encoding helix-turn-helix domain-containing protein — protein sequence MKKEYGYPTLKVICQASAGNETAIREILKFYDAYICKLCLRPFYHSESGKIIMQVDEELKGQIHTEMMKAILKFEIRVK from the coding sequence ATGAAAAAAGAATATGGCTACCCTACATTAAAAGTAATATGTCAAGCGTCTGCTGGAAATGAAACTGCCATAAGAGAGATTTTGAAGTTTTATGACGCTTATATCTGTAAATTATGCTTGCGTCCGTTTTACCACTCTGAAAGTGGTAAAATCATTATGCAGGTTGATGAAGAATTAAAAGGTCAAATCCATACAGAAATGATGAAAGCAATCTTGAAATTTGAAATCAGAGTAAAATAA